One part of the Solea solea chromosome 16, fSolSol10.1, whole genome shotgun sequence genome encodes these proteins:
- the LOC131474842 gene encoding NACHT, LRR and PYD domains-containing protein 3-like: MTALKETLWLTLEDLRDDEFKQFKWLIHQVDIVHTIIPHHDPCPAIPVARLEKADRQDTVAQMVQFYDLHGALEVTRGLLIKINRNDLVQQLSSITSKSRAPKPPQLITSHQQTLQSNLQNRFMCVQEGMSGTQDKKLLVDIYTELYITDGGNLQNHRVHEVRQIEMASRKTAATETSVKPKDIFKHPSGKHIPIRTVLTTGNAGIGKTFLVQKFILDWAEGRSNQDVHLIFPFTFRQLNLLKGKRLCLSKFIHKCIWETKDIKEDTLNYIFAQLQRSGNTNYDKSKFKLLFVLDGLDENRLQLDFTAKEKTVIDVTKSIKIEGLLVNLIRGTLLPSSRLWITTRPAAANQISMEFVDMVSEVRGFTDQQKEDYFTKRFSHDEHARRVISHIKASQSLHIMCHIPVFCWITATVLEDVLKSSGEVELPKTLTGMYTEFLAFQMRQTKEKYGTKKSILYIQSLAKLAFNQLEKGNIIFYEQDLNESGIDLSEASVYSGVFTQIFRRECWKKKDKSRMFSFIHLSIQEFLAAFYVWLSLINNGKNVMAESQSTSKSPWMFFNKTSPTEVQRTAIDRALESPGGHLDLFLRFLLGLSLQTNQDLLTDLLHQKNTSPSSNQETIQYIKKKIKNPSADRSFNLIYCLYELNDHSLVEEIQEYLNSGNLAKRFLSPAQWSALVFILLSSDKKPAVFDLKKYCASEQGLLRLLPAFQESTTYLLSGCNLSESFKAVASVLTSEESNLRELDLSSNNPLDTGVAVLFAGLESPHCRVQSLRLSDCNLTETSCKTLASVLSSRCSTLRELDLGNNNLQDGGVKLLCAGLESLHCSLESLRLHLCKLSWVSCEALASVLSSQSSCLKLLDPSNNDLLDSGVKALSAGLGCPQCRLETLRLSGCLVTQEGCVSLASALRSNPSSLRELDLSYNHLGDSGVMSLSAGVEDPQWRLDTLKVDPRVRWLKSGLKKYACELTLDLDTAHRDLVLSDDHKGVTRRRDEQPYPDHPDRFSGWCELLCREGLTGRCYWEVEWKGRVWIAVSYRGIGRSGKGIDCCFGWNEKSWCLECTDDQYYSWHNKIITNVRFHPLSTSRIAVYLDWPAGMLSFYRVSSEALTHLHTFYSTFTEPLYPGFWVGLNCSVTLCQMEDEEIGACLNKQ; this comes from the exons GACTGCACTTAAGGAGACGCTGTGGTTAACACTGGAGGATTTGAGGGACGATGAATTCAAGCAGTTCAAGTGGCTGATCCACCAGGTGGATATTGTGCACACAATCATCCCACACCATGATCCCTGCCCGGCCATTCCTGTGGCCAGGCTGGAGAAGGCCGACAGGCAGGACACCGTTGCTCAGATGGTGCAGTTCTATGACCTTCATGGAGCTCTGGAGGTCACCAGAGGGCTTTTGATCAAGATCAACAGAAATGATCTTGTGCAGCAACTATCAAGCATCACTTCAAAATCAAGAG CACCAAAACCTCCACAGCTGATCACATCACACCAACAAACTCTCCAGTCTAATCTTCAGAACCGCTTCATGTGTGTTCAGGAGGGAATGTCAGGTACGCAGGACAAAAAGCTTCTCGTTGACATCTACACAGAACTCTACATCACAGATGGCGGCAACTTGCAAAACCACCGAGTACACGAGGTCAGGCAGATTGAGATGGCATCAAGAAAGACAGCCGCAACAGAGACATCAGTCAAACCCAAGGATATCTTCAAACACCCGTCTGGAAAACACATACCCATACGGACAGTGCTGACCACTGGGAATGCAGGGATTGGGAAAACATTTCTTGTCCAAAAGTTCATCCTTGACTGGGCTGAAGGACGAAGCAATCAGGATGTGCATCTCATATTCCCCTTCACCTTCCGCCAGCTGAATTTGCTGAAGGGAAAACGGTTGTGCCTCTCCAAATTCATCCACAAATGTATCTGGGAAACCAAAGATATCAAAGAGGACACACTGAATTACATTTTCGCCCAGTTACAGAGGTCAGGAAACACCAACTATGACAAGAGTAAATTCAAACTCCTCTTCGTGTTGGATGGACTCGATGAGAACCGTCTTCAGCTCGACTTCACCGCCAAAGAGAAAACAGTAATTGATGTGACAAAGTCAATAAAGATAGAAGGACTGCTGGTGAACCTCATCAGAGGGACTCTGCTCCCATCCTCTCGTCTTTGGATAACAACACGACCTGCCGCAGCCAACCAGATCTCCATGGAGTTTGTTGACATGGTGTCAGAGGTGAGAGGGTTCACCGACCAACAGAAGGAGGACTATTTCACCAAGAGATTCAGCCACGATGAGCATGCGAGAAGAGTGATCTCCCACATTAAGGCATCACAAAGTCTCCATATCATGTGCCACAttccagtcttctgctggatcaccgCTACGGTGCTGGAGGACGTGTTGAAAAGCAGTGGGGAAGTGGAGCTGCCCAAGACTTTGACCGGGATGTACACCGAATTCCTGGCTTTTCAAATGAGACAGACCAAAGAGAAGTACGGCACAAAGAAGAGCATTCTCTACATCCAGTCACTTGCAAAACTGGCTTTTAACCAGCTGGAGAAAGGAAATATAATCTTCTATGAGCAAGACCTAAATGAAAGTGGAATTGATCTCAGTGAAGCCTCTGTGTACTCTGGAGTGTTCACGCAGATCTTCAGAAGGGAGTGCTGGAAGAAGAAGGACAAGAGCAGAATGTTCAGCTTCATCCATCTGAGcattcaggagtttctggcagCTTTTTATGTGTGGTTATCGCTCATTAACAACGGCAAGAATGTGATGGCTGAATCCCAGTCTACTTCCAAAAGTCCGTGGATGTTTTTCAACAAAACATCTCCAACAGAGGTCCAGAGAACTGCAATTGACAGGGCCTTGGAGAGTCCAGGGGGACACCTGGATTTGTTCCTCCGTTTCCTGTTGGGCCTCTCACTGCAGACAAATCAAGATCTTCTGACAGACCTGCTTCACCAGAAAAACACGAGTCCAAGCAGTAATCAAGAGACAATCCAGTACATCAAAAAGAAGATCAAGAATCCATCTGCAGACAGAAGCTTCAACCTGATTTACTGTCTGTATGAGCTCAATGATCATTCTCTCGTGGAGGAGATTCAAGAGTACTTGAACTCTGGAAACCTCGCAAAAAGATTTCTttctcctgctcagtggtcagctctggtcttcatccttCTGTCTTCAGACAAAAAGCCGGCTgtgtttgacctgaagaaatactgtGCCTCAGAGCAGGGTCTTCTGAGGCTGCTGCCAGCCTTTCAAGAATCCACGACATACCT GCTGAGTGGCTGTAATCTGTCAGAGAGCTTCAAAGCTGTAGCTTCAGTTCTGACCTCTGAGGAGTCTAATCTGAGAGAGCTGGACCTGAGCAGCAACAATCCTCTTGACACCGGAGTTGCAGTGCTCTTTGCTGGACTGGAGAGCCCACACTGCAGAGTCCAGTCACTCAG gTTGAGTGACTGTAACCTCACAGAGACAAGCTGTAAAACTCTGGCCTCAGTTCTCAGCTCCAGATGCTCTACTCTGCGAGAGCTGGACCTGGGGAACAACAACTTGCAGGACGGAGGAGTGAAGCTGCTCTGCGCTGGACTAGAGAGTCTGCACTGTTCACTGGAGTCTCTCAG GCTGCATTTGTGTAAGCTGTCATGGGTGAGCTGTGAAGCTCTGGCCTCAGTTCTCAGCTCACAGTCATCTTGTCTGAAACTGCTGGACCCGAGTAACAACGACCTGCTGGATTCTGGAGTAAAAGCTCTCTCTGCCGGACTGGGATGTCCACAGTGTAGACTGGAAACTCTCAG GTTGTCAGGCTGTCTGGTGACACAGGAAGGCTGTGTCTCTCTGGCCTCAGCTCTGCGCTCTAACCCCTCCtctctgagagaactggacctgagctacaatcatcTAGGAGATTCTGGAGTGATGAGCCTGTCTGCTGGAGTGGAGGACCCACAgtggagactggacactctgaA GGTCGACCCTAGAGTGCGCTGGTTGAAATCCGGTCTTAAGAAAT ATGCCTGTGAACTCACGCTCGACCTGGACACAGCACACCGAGACCTCGTCCTGTCTGACGATCACAAGGGAGTGACGAGGAGGAGAGACGAACAGCCGTACCCAGATCACCCCGACAGGTTCTCTGGCTGGTGTGAGCTGCTGTGCAGAGAAggtctgactggtcgctgttactgggaggtggagTGGAAGGGACGGGTTTGGATTGCAGTGTCGTACAGAGGGATCGGCCGGAGTGGGAAAGGCATCGACTGCTGTTTCGGGTGGAATGAGAAGTCCTGGTGTCTAGAGTGCACTGATGACCAGTACTATAGTTggcataataaaataataacaaacgtACGGTTTCATCCCCTCAGCACTTCCAGGATAGCAGTGTATCTGGACTGGCCTGCTGGCATGCTGTCCTTCTACAGAGTTTCCTCTGAAGCACTCACCCACCTCCACACCTTCTATTCCACATTCACAGAACCCCTGTACCCAGGCTTCTGGGTCGGGTTGAACTGCTCGGTGACTCTGTGTCAGATGGAGGACGAAGAGATTGGCGCCTGCttgaacaaacaataa